Proteins encoded in a region of the Elizabethkingia bruuniana genome:
- a CDS encoding glycoside hydrolase family 18 protein has translation MNDNFTISFRKIVFFLFLTFSLNIAFGQQKQYKVVAYISSDSTSLMQYDLKKVTHLIYGFAHLDNEGKISINKKKDTVMLKTFAELKKKHPKLKTMIALGGWTGCFTCSATFSDKNKRIEFAKSTKAFIDHFKLDGIDLDWEYPAIKGPPEHLYQDQDKPNFTDLVIQLRKELGKTKLITFAAGGFGDFFEKSIEWQKVNPYLDFVNLMSYDLVHGYSTETGHQSALYSNRSQDESIDRAVDFFRKYKFPLSKVVVGVPFYTRYFQVEDTSDNGLFKAAKFVSGKDYKNNKDTMESDGFVAYWDSTASVPYWFNAEKKLFATGDNKKSIKIKTDYIKKQRLGGIMFWELASDAPKDGLLDAIEF, from the coding sequence ATGAATGATAACTTTACAATTTCTTTTAGGAAAATAGTCTTTTTCCTGTTTCTTACATTCAGTTTGAATATAGCTTTTGGGCAACAAAAACAATATAAGGTAGTGGCTTATATTTCTTCGGATAGTACTTCTTTAATGCAGTATGACCTGAAGAAAGTTACCCACCTTATTTACGGATTTGCCCATTTGGATAATGAAGGAAAGATTAGTATCAACAAGAAAAAAGACACTGTGATGCTAAAAACCTTTGCCGAATTAAAGAAAAAGCATCCCAAACTAAAAACAATGATCGCTTTAGGAGGTTGGACAGGATGTTTTACCTGTTCTGCAACATTCTCGGATAAGAACAAAAGGATAGAATTTGCAAAATCAACAAAGGCATTTATCGATCACTTTAAACTGGACGGAATCGATTTAGACTGGGAATATCCCGCAATAAAAGGACCACCTGAGCATTTATACCAGGATCAGGATAAGCCAAATTTTACGGATCTTGTTATACAGTTGCGTAAAGAATTGGGAAAGACTAAACTGATTACATTTGCAGCCGGAGGATTTGGTGATTTCTTTGAGAAATCTATTGAATGGCAGAAAGTAAATCCATATCTAGATTTCGTAAATCTTATGAGCTACGATCTTGTGCATGGTTATTCTACTGAAACAGGGCATCAGTCTGCATTATATTCTAACAGATCTCAGGACGAGTCTATAGACAGAGCTGTAGATTTTTTCAGGAAATATAAATTTCCTTTAAGTAAAGTTGTTGTTGGTGTGCCTTTTTACACCCGTTATTTTCAGGTTGAAGATACCAGTGATAATGGCTTGTTTAAAGCGGCTAAGTTTGTAAGTGGCAAAGATTATAAAAATAATAAAGATACTATGGAATCCGATGGCTTTGTGGCTTATTGGGATTCGACAGCATCAGTGCCTTACTGGTTCAATGCAGAGAAAAAGCTTTTTGCTACCGGTGATAACAAGAAATCGATTAAGATAAAAACCGATTATATCAAAAAGCAACGTCTGGGTGGTATTATGTTCTGGGAACTTGCCAGTGATGCGCCAAAAGATGGATTATTAGACGCTATTGAATTTTAA
- a CDS encoding YybH family protein: MENSAEKASIENVLNSYGDALNTADVSKVLQIYTQDGVFMPTTLPTATGTEQLKESYSNIFKTIRLNVKFNIEEVLVNGDVAFARTSSKGNVIINATDQSIPEENREFFLLKKENGEWKISRYMFNKSE, encoded by the coding sequence ATGGAAAATTCAGCAGAAAAAGCATCAATTGAGAACGTTTTAAATAGTTATGGAGATGCTTTAAATACAGCCGATGTAAGTAAGGTATTACAAATATATACACAGGACGGAGTATTTATGCCTACTACCCTTCCTACCGCTACAGGAACGGAGCAATTGAAAGAATCATACAGCAATATTTTTAAAACCATACGGTTAAATGTAAAGTTTAATATTGAAGAGGTTCTTGTAAATGGAGATGTAGCATTTGCCAGAACATCTTCAAAGGGAAATGTCATTATAAATGCAACCGATCAATCTATACCTGAAGAAAACAGAGAGTTTTTCTTACTAAAAAAGGAAAATGGAGAATGGAAAATATCCAGATATATGTTTAACAAATCTGAATAG
- a CDS encoding NADPH-dependent F420 reductase: MNTTTKVAIIGLGNIGKAIASDLTKGNYPVILASRELGQAQELSSHLGASTTPMEIAEAVKEADVIIPTIYYDKIKEFLKTYAQELQGKIIIDVSNPIAPDENGGFKKIISENESAGKNLSALLPPNSILVKAFGTLAAATLTNAAFNTPERKVLFYASDNIKTNKVVEELITASGFVPFHIGGIDQAIRIEVFGDLHEFGALGKTVTLDEARQIVTNS; the protein is encoded by the coding sequence ATGAACACTACAACAAAAGTAGCCATTATCGGCTTAGGTAACATCGGAAAAGCTATTGCTTCTGATCTAACAAAAGGTAACTATCCTGTAATTCTGGCATCCAGAGAACTTGGCCAGGCACAAGAACTTTCATCTCATTTGGGAGCTTCAACAACTCCAATGGAAATAGCAGAGGCTGTTAAAGAAGCTGATGTTATTATTCCCACAATTTATTATGATAAAATTAAAGAGTTTCTGAAAACCTATGCTCAGGAGCTTCAGGGAAAAATTATTATTGATGTTTCTAATCCTATTGCTCCTGATGAGAATGGTGGATTCAAAAAGATTATCAGTGAAAACGAATCTGCCGGAAAAAATCTTTCGGCGCTATTACCACCCAATAGTATTCTGGTAAAAGCATTTGGCACACTAGCAGCTGCAACATTAACAAATGCAGCATTCAATACACCTGAAAGAAAAGTTCTTTTTTATGCTTCTGACAATATTAAGACTAATAAAGTTGTAGAAGAACTTATTACAGCAAGCGGATTTGTTCCGTTCCATATCGGAGGGATTGATCAGGCCATTCGCATTGAAGTATTTGGAGATCTTCATGAATTTGGAGCACTTGGAAAAACCGTTACATTGGATGAAGCCAGACAAATAGTAACCAATTCATAA
- a CDS encoding SMI1/KNR4 family protein — MTRICFTADSFDINGNSIALPLPINELENILGKARVFAGEYNTVYTWSELGLKAYSKEGNLAETVDVVFEAEDYEHSPEKVFTGELLLNGMDIKEYYINNKDKRIKLWDDDPNGAFVFNNHSLWLDIEDGVFNTVSIEAYTKGETKTLESLPLDAGFEDLAVLWNKWIAAIKEYVDEDNAYYNLTHGITAGQMHETEVQLEVPLPGVLLNFYKVHNVRWNAVTSAFSFSVNGWSYDLLPFEKIIDEWEEIQDLNDDEVLGAEMKEGYSDKVKAVNYANPKWIPFAEGRNGDYLLIDTDPSEKGNFGQIIELQNEGWTRNVVASSLEEVITQEIEIIKSEGNNRFGFIQENGKF, encoded by the coding sequence ATGACCAGAATTTGTTTCACAGCTGATAGTTTTGATATTAACGGAAATTCCATAGCTCTTCCGCTGCCTATAAATGAACTGGAAAATATCCTGGGCAAAGCCCGCGTTTTTGCCGGAGAGTATAATACCGTTTATACCTGGTCGGAATTGGGGCTAAAAGCGTACTCTAAGGAAGGAAATTTGGCCGAGACTGTTGATGTAGTCTTCGAGGCAGAAGATTATGAGCATTCACCGGAAAAAGTTTTTACAGGAGAACTTTTACTAAATGGAATGGATATAAAAGAATATTATATCAATAATAAAGATAAGCGTATAAAATTGTGGGATGATGATCCAAACGGAGCATTTGTTTTTAATAACCATAGTTTATGGCTGGATATAGAAGACGGAGTATTTAATACAGTATCTATAGAAGCCTATACAAAAGGAGAGACAAAGACTTTGGAATCACTGCCACTGGATGCAGGATTCGAAGATTTAGCTGTACTATGGAATAAATGGATTGCTGCCATCAAAGAATATGTAGATGAAGACAATGCTTATTATAATCTTACTCATGGTATTACCGCCGGACAAATGCATGAAACAGAAGTGCAATTGGAGGTACCGTTACCTGGAGTTCTGTTAAATTTCTATAAAGTGCATAATGTAAGATGGAATGCTGTAACTTCGGCTTTTAGCTTTAGTGTAAATGGTTGGAGCTATGACTTGTTACCATTCGAAAAAATTATAGATGAATGGGAAGAAATACAGGACTTAAATGATGATGAAGTATTAGGTGCGGAAATGAAGGAAGGATATTCTGATAAAGTCAAAGCTGTTAACTATGCAAATCCAAAATGGATTCCTTTTGCGGAGGGACGAAATGGTGATTACCTGCTAATTGATACAGATCCAAGTGAGAAAGGTAATTTCGGACAGATTATCGAGTTACAGAATGAAGGCTGGACAAGAAATGTAGTAGCTTCTTCACTAGAAGAGGTGATAACGCAAGAAATAGAGATTATTAAAAGCGAAGGTAATAACAGGTTCGGATTTATTCAGGAAAATGGTAAGTTTTAA
- a CDS encoding cysteine hydrolase family protein, which translates to MKLREKKPSPILIDIQKGFLDEDYWGGNRNNKNAEEISGTILNKWRELSLPIFHIRHSSTNPDSKLHETNSGFEFNEYVLPLDNEPIITKNVNSAFIGTDLKERLDREGINTLVITGITTNHCVSTTTRMAGNYGYETYIISDATAAFDRTGINGERYDSEIIHLTALANLNDEFATVWSSEKLLNEL; encoded by the coding sequence ATGAAATTACGTGAAAAGAAACCTTCTCCTATTTTAATCGATATCCAGAAAGGTTTTCTGGATGAAGACTATTGGGGCGGTAACAGAAATAACAAAAACGCCGAAGAAATAAGTGGTACAATTTTAAATAAATGGAGAGAACTGAGCCTGCCTATATTTCATATCCGGCACAGTTCCACTAATCCAGATTCAAAATTACATGAAACCAATTCAGGATTTGAATTTAATGAATATGTTCTTCCGCTGGATAATGAACCCATTATTACAAAAAATGTAAACAGTGCTTTTATAGGAACTGATCTGAAAGAGAGACTAGACAGGGAAGGAATAAATACTCTGGTCATTACGGGCATAACGACCAATCATTGCGTATCGACCACTACAAGAATGGCAGGAAATTATGGCTATGAAACTTATATAATTTCTGATGCCACAGCTGCCTTTGACAGAACAGGAATCAATGGTGAAAGATATGACTCGGAAATAATACATTTAACAGCACTTGCTAATTTGAATGATGAGTTTGCCACAGTATGGAGCTCTGAGAAATTACTAAATGAATTATAG
- a CDS encoding CPBP family intramembrane glutamic endopeptidase has translation MKFIYEVKKVNWLRILLFYVLILSVTYFSRKLPNLLTLLLSQFSDLHFTWNYNHGIAVTIISFLFYRFSGIKQEITFLGTNKIKALLFPVILFIGYSIHGMNNDNEINKHLWAFIFCAFMLVYNIMEEYTWRGYLTESLGKINLVIKGIISGVFWAVWHLLIFSDFKQYGGFGVFLAFCIVFSVILTFSVSKSKAILIPATIHTLLVSTNVVTLICFALFALILFTWNKSFAKEEQPSKAE, from the coding sequence ATGAAATTTATCTATGAAGTTAAAAAAGTAAACTGGTTAAGAATTTTGCTTTTTTATGTATTAATTCTCTCTGTCACTTATTTTTCCAGAAAGCTACCTAATCTCTTAACACTATTATTAAGTCAGTTTTCAGATCTGCATTTTACATGGAATTACAATCATGGAATTGCAGTGACAATCATCTCCTTTCTATTTTACAGATTCAGTGGTATAAAACAAGAAATTACATTTCTGGGAACCAATAAAATAAAAGCGCTTCTATTTCCTGTTATTCTATTTATCGGATACTCGATACACGGCATGAATAATGACAATGAAATAAATAAGCACCTTTGGGCTTTTATCTTCTGTGCCTTCATGCTGGTTTATAACATCATGGAAGAATATACATGGCGAGGTTATTTAACAGAAAGCCTTGGAAAGATCAACTTGGTTATAAAAGGAATTATTTCCGGAGTTTTTTGGGCAGTCTGGCATTTATTAATCTTTAGTGATTTTAAACAATATGGTGGTTTCGGAGTGTTTCTGGCATTTTGTATTGTTTTCTCAGTAATACTTACATTTTCAGTATCAAAGAGTAAAGCTATACTTATTCCGGCAACGATACATACACTATTGGTGAGTACTAATGTCGTAACACTAATATGTTTTGCTCTTTTTGCTCTTATTTTATTTACATGGAATAAGTCTTTTGCAAAAGAAGAACAGCCAAGTAAAGCGGAATAA
- a CDS encoding Crp/Fnr family transcriptional regulator, protein MKSIIQHFGKYLPLNEKESEALTSRLIEKRIKRRQFILQEGDTCKYFTYIVEGCFKMYGVDHSGTEYNLTFAAEDDWVADIDSLHNEKPSRLFIEAMEPSVILQISKGDLWYLYTNFPKFDRNFRVIIENKYIELQNRLLLTFSATAYERYENFLKQYPHLSNRVPNTQIASYLGITPEFLSKIRNERVRK, encoded by the coding sequence ATGAAAAGCATTATCCAGCATTTTGGAAAATATTTACCGTTGAATGAAAAAGAATCAGAGGCACTAACAAGTCGTCTGATTGAGAAAAGAATAAAACGCAGACAGTTTATTCTGCAGGAAGGAGATACCTGTAAATATTTCACGTACATTGTAGAAGGCTGTTTCAAGATGTACGGAGTAGATCATTCCGGAACGGAATACAATCTGACTTTTGCAGCAGAAGATGACTGGGTTGCTGATATTGACAGCCTGCATAATGAAAAACCCTCCAGGCTTTTTATCGAAGCGATGGAACCTTCGGTAATCTTACAAATTTCTAAAGGAGATTTATGGTACTTATATACAAATTTCCCTAAGTTCGACCGTAATTTCCGTGTTATTATTGAGAATAAATATATTGAGCTTCAAAACAGATTACTTCTCACTTTCAGTGCAACAGCCTACGAACGTTATGAGAATTTTCTAAAACAATATCCTCATCTTTCCAACAGAGTACCCAATACTCAAATCGCTTCTTATTTAGGAATTACTCCTGAATTTCTAAGTAAAATAAGAAATGAAAGAGTACGAAAATAA
- a CDS encoding ATP-dependent helicase, whose protein sequence is MDYLKGLNESQYEAVTTIQGPLMVLAGAGSGKTRVLTMRIAHLIQNGVDPFNILALTFTNKAAREMKERIARVVGDSDAKSIWMGTFHSIFARILRMEAHYLGFPSNFTIYDSQDALNVIKKVLKEMSIDSDLYKPKKVLNRISQYKNNLITVNAYFNNPELMEADEMANMKLLGEIYRKYVETCYKSGAMDFDDLLLRTNELLTRFPEVLAKYQDRFRYILVDEYQDTNHSQYLIVKALASKFENLCVVGDDAQSIYAFRGANIYNILNFKKDYPDAVTVSLEQNYRSTQNIVNAANDVIAKNQQQFKKNVFSENEPGDKIQVYRSLSDADEANFVASQILENSMRNQRKYSDFAILYRTNSQTRAFEDALRRKNIPYKVYGGLSFYQRKEIKDLIAYLRLLVNENDQEALLRIINYPTRGIGETTQNKLIVTADQLNVSMAELLNNLQMYGPQTGFNAGTLNKLSEFWNMIKAFQVMMKTETVYQVAMDVAQKSGLLKLLKDDQTPEGVSRMENIQELMNSLQGFIEEQQQLEDGDPGLSNFLENIALSTDTQDKDDDNNKVSLMTIHLSKGLEFPVVHIVGLEENLFPSFMSANTREELEEERRLFYVALTRAEKQAIFSYAVSRFQWGKITDSEPSRFLSEVDTMYLDFLNPATDTRFRNSSGLTSSLFDDAPPPRLVKKDAPKKLAPTPALTPKNLKPVASAKINNPSGGTTDHIEVGDMVRHDRFGVGEVVFLDGTDPQNIKAKVLFQHEGEKNLILKFAKLTKIS, encoded by the coding sequence ATGGATTATCTGAAAGGACTTAATGAATCACAATACGAAGCGGTAACAACTATCCAGGGACCATTGATGGTATTAGCGGGAGCGGGTTCCGGAAAAACCAGAGTACTAACCATGCGTATTGCTCATCTTATACAAAATGGGGTAGATCCTTTCAATATTCTGGCACTAACCTTTACCAATAAAGCAGCACGAGAGATGAAAGAGCGTATTGCAAGGGTAGTGGGAGATAGCGATGCTAAAAGTATATGGATGGGAACATTTCACTCCATATTTGCCAGAATACTCCGTATGGAAGCCCATTACCTTGGATTTCCATCTAATTTTACAATTTATGATAGTCAGGATGCACTGAATGTTATAAAAAAAGTGCTGAAAGAGATGTCTATCGATTCAGATTTGTATAAACCGAAAAAAGTACTGAACAGAATTTCTCAGTATAAAAACAATCTGATTACAGTAAATGCCTATTTCAACAATCCGGAGCTGATGGAAGCTGATGAAATGGCTAATATGAAGTTGTTGGGTGAGATATACCGTAAGTATGTTGAAACTTGCTACAAATCGGGAGCGATGGATTTTGATGACCTGTTGTTACGTACCAACGAGCTTCTAACCAGATTCCCGGAAGTACTGGCAAAATATCAGGACAGATTCCGTTACATTTTGGTAGATGAGTATCAGGATACCAACCACTCCCAGTATCTTATTGTAAAAGCACTGGCTTCTAAATTCGAGAACTTGTGCGTGGTAGGAGACGATGCACAGTCAATCTATGCCTTCCGTGGTGCGAATATCTACAACATTCTGAACTTTAAAAAAGATTATCCGGATGCGGTTACTGTTTCCCTGGAACAGAATTACCGTTCTACTCAGAATATTGTAAATGCTGCAAACGATGTTATTGCTAAAAATCAGCAGCAGTTTAAGAAAAATGTTTTCAGTGAAAACGAACCGGGAGATAAGATACAGGTTTACCGAAGTCTTTCTGATGCTGATGAAGCCAACTTCGTTGCATCGCAAATTCTGGAAAACAGTATGCGAAATCAGCGTAAATACAGTGATTTTGCAATTCTATACAGAACCAACTCTCAGACCCGTGCATTTGAAGATGCATTGAGAAGAAAGAATATTCCATATAAAGTATATGGTGGACTTTCATTCTACCAGAGAAAAGAGATCAAAGATTTAATTGCTTATTTAAGACTTCTGGTTAATGAAAACGATCAGGAAGCTTTGCTTCGTATTATCAACTATCCAACAAGAGGTATCGGGGAAACGACGCAGAATAAACTGATTGTTACTGCCGATCAACTGAATGTTTCAATGGCTGAATTGTTGAATAACCTTCAGATGTATGGGCCACAGACAGGATTTAATGCAGGTACACTCAACAAGCTTTCAGAATTCTGGAATATGATCAAAGCCTTTCAGGTGATGATGAAGACAGAAACCGTTTATCAAGTGGCTATGGATGTTGCACAGAAGAGTGGACTACTAAAGCTGCTAAAGGATGACCAAACTCCGGAAGGTGTTTCCCGTATGGAAAACATTCAGGAACTAATGAACTCATTACAAGGGTTTATTGAAGAGCAACAACAGTTAGAAGACGGTGATCCCGGCCTTTCTAATTTCCTTGAAAATATTGCACTTTCTACAGATACTCAGGATAAGGACGATGACAACAATAAAGTATCTTTAATGACCATTCACTTGTCAAAAGGTCTGGAATTCCCTGTAGTGCATATTGTAGGTCTGGAAGAGAATCTATTCCCGTCGTTTATGAGTGCTAATACCCGTGAGGAGCTGGAAGAAGAGAGACGTTTGTTTTATGTAGCGCTTACAAGAGCTGAAAAACAGGCTATATTCTCGTATGCTGTTTCCCGTTTTCAGTGGGGTAAAATTACGGATTCCGAGCCAAGCCGTTTCTTAAGTGAAGTCGATACAATGTATCTGGATTTTCTGAATCCGGCAACTGATACCCGGTTCAGAAATTCTTCAGGACTTACCTCTAGTCTTTTTGATGACGCACCGCCTCCACGCTTGGTAAAAAAAGATGCACCTAAGAAGCTGGCACCAACTCCGGCTTTAACGCCTAAAAACCTTAAACCTGTAGCTTCTGCAAAAATTAACAATCCATCTGGTGGAACCACAGATCATATTGAAGTAGGAGATATGGTACGACATGATCGTTTTGGAGTGGGCGAAGTTGTCTTTCTGGACGGAACGGATCCGCAGAATATAAAAGCAAAAGTATTGTTCCAGCATGAAGGCGAGAAAAACCTGATTCTGAAATTCGCGAAGCTGACGAAAATTTCCTAA
- a CDS encoding MarR family winged helix-turn-helix transcriptional regulator, which yields MDFIKTLGYKAFDSRLKRISDRMSHDVRKLYKEIDIDIEPNWYLIFMLLQNKGEISIADIAESLGYSHPSVVVIVKKMSEKDYLHIQKDKEDKRKQLVSLSPKATEILPELELIWQSCESAILKLLSDDLSIFSYLDDIDAELKTNSFYNRFKQEYQKSINT from the coding sequence ATGGATTTTATTAAAACACTAGGATATAAGGCATTCGACAGCAGACTTAAGAGAATTAGTGATCGGATGTCACATGATGTAAGGAAGCTATACAAAGAAATTGACATAGATATAGAGCCCAACTGGTACCTTATTTTTATGTTACTACAGAATAAAGGAGAAATCTCAATAGCAGACATTGCAGAATCTTTGGGCTATTCGCATCCATCAGTAGTCGTTATTGTAAAAAAAATGTCGGAAAAGGACTATTTACATATCCAGAAAGATAAAGAAGATAAACGAAAACAATTGGTATCCCTATCACCCAAAGCAACTGAAATATTACCAGAATTAGAACTAATCTGGCAGAGTTGTGAAAGCGCCATCTTAAAACTTCTTTCAGATGACCTGAGTATTTTCTCTTATCTGGATGATATAGATGCGGAGCTAAAAACTAACTCCTTTTATAACAGATTTAAGCAAGAATATCAAAAATCAATAAACACATGA
- a CDS encoding M28 family metallopeptidase: MKKLILSILLVPAVFSAQQVISKDAEIANYVSQVSTDSLKSHINKLVGFGTRHTMSSVTDPKRGIGAARTWVLRKFKDYAKNTDGRMEVFLQNQIIQPDGKRIDKPTDLGNPVAILSGTDPNDKRIFMISGHLDSRVSDVMNAKDNAPGANDDGSGTAAVIESARILSKSKFPATIIFVAFSGEEQGLLGSKMMAEKVKNENWQLEALLNNDMISNNLTSETNLINAHQLRVFSEGLPQYELDKKAQKIRSLGLENDGDARQLARYIKETGERYVDNLQVKLIYRNDRFLRGGDHSPFVERGYSAVRLTEYNENFDHQHQDIRKENGKQYGDLPEFIDFDYFKKNVGVNVSVLANLAKSPSKPENVKMEVKELTNYTLLSWEKPKSGEVTGYYVLMRETDSPVWQKKFFTKETFIKLPYSKDNCFFAVQAVNSTGNESLIVIPGAK, from the coding sequence ATGAAAAAACTAATACTCTCCATTCTTCTTGTTCCGGCTGTATTTTCTGCCCAACAGGTTATCTCTAAAGATGCCGAAATTGCCAATTATGTCTCACAGGTAAGTACAGATTCTCTAAAGTCTCATATCAACAAACTGGTAGGCTTCGGAACCCGTCATACCATGAGTTCTGTAACGGATCCCAAAAGAGGAATCGGTGCTGCCAGAACCTGGGTTCTGAGAAAGTTTAAAGATTATGCCAAGAATACAGATGGCAGAATGGAAGTATTTCTACAAAATCAGATAATACAACCAGATGGTAAAAGGATTGATAAACCAACAGATTTAGGAAATCCTGTTGCCATTCTTAGCGGAACAGATCCCAATGATAAGCGGATTTTTATGATTAGCGGACATCTGGATTCACGTGTAAGCGATGTAATGAATGCAAAAGACAATGCTCCGGGAGCTAATGATGATGGCAGCGGTACAGCAGCAGTAATAGAAAGTGCAAGAATCCTGAGTAAATCCAAGTTTCCGGCAACTATAATATTTGTCGCTTTTTCAGGAGAGGAACAAGGTTTATTGGGATCTAAAATGATGGCCGAAAAGGTTAAAAATGAGAACTGGCAACTGGAAGCTCTTTTGAATAATGATATGATTTCTAATAACCTGACCAGTGAAACCAATCTGATTAATGCACACCAGTTGAGAGTTTTTTCTGAGGGCCTACCTCAATATGAGCTGGATAAAAAAGCCCAGAAAATCAGAAGCCTTGGTTTGGAAAATGATGGCGATGCCCGACAATTGGCAAGATATATAAAAGAAACTGGTGAACGCTATGTAGATAATCTACAGGTGAAACTTATTTACAGAAATGACAGATTTCTAAGAGGAGGTGACCATTCTCCTTTTGTAGAAAGAGGCTATTCCGCTGTAAGGCTTACTGAGTATAATGAAAATTTCGACCATCAGCATCAGGATATACGCAAAGAAAATGGAAAACAATATGGAGATTTACCTGAGTTTATCGATTTCGATTACTTCAAAAAGAATGTAGGAGTAAATGTTTCTGTATTGGCCAATCTGGCAAAGTCACCGTCAAAACCAGAGAATGTGAAAATGGAAGTAAAAGAATTGACCAATTATACTTTACTTTCCTGGGAGAAACCTAAATCGGGTGAAGTAACCGGATATTATGTTTTAATGCGCGAAACGGATTCTCCGGTATGGCAAAAGAAATTTTTCACAAAAGAAACATTTATAAAATTGCCATATTCTAAAGATAATTGTTTCTTTGCCGTTCAGGCAGTAAACAGCACTGGTAACGAAAGTCTGATCGTTATTCCTGGTGCAAAATAA